From a single Lactococcus carnosus genomic region:
- a CDS encoding ABC transporter permease, translated as MYMLYKFELKKIVKTKLFLGVCLALLVTTLGAMWTVFYISPMGIGPKEMSKRSVVQYNQKFARQYEGDLTDSKIKEVLSDYLAFHKSRKQDENKYQEEIPNNVFSYRIADAVLNPKDNLPNQVDKNPNVSIDDIPVKPISSLGINKDIKPIKLTSYYGWSDLYKMTEVIYIPIVMAIIVACSGIFSSERAANIDQLLLATKHGRKRLTTSKICAVGLVSVALFLVTSLLILGSFIIFYGFDGWNGSIQANFELATFTFPIALSHLQVSLVMLGIQLFNVLFISSLGILISSFTNSPFISMIISLVIFVIPKGLDKLFTVGTLPNKVQQYLPINNFSVDTILQKMTNNEEVLRNSFTANLLIIGVIACLVMVVSLVVTSIHQKKYYAS; from the coding sequence ATGTTATATAAATTTGAGCTGAAAAAGATAGTTAAGACAAAATTATTTTTAGGTGTTTGCCTCGCTTTACTGGTAACCACTTTAGGGGCCATGTGGACTGTCTTCTACATATCTCCTATGGGGATTGGTCCCAAGGAGATGTCGAAGCGATCGGTTGTCCAGTATAATCAGAAATTTGCTAGACAGTATGAAGGCGACTTAACTGATAGTAAAATTAAGGAGGTTCTGAGTGATTATTTAGCTTTTCATAAGTCACGAAAACAAGACGAAAATAAATACCAAGAGGAGATACCAAATAATGTCTTTTCCTATCGGATAGCTGATGCAGTGCTAAATCCTAAAGATAATCTGCCCAATCAAGTAGATAAAAATCCAAATGTATCGATCGATGATATACCAGTAAAGCCGATCAGTAGTTTGGGGATCAACAAAGATATAAAACCTATCAAATTAACAAGTTATTACGGATGGTCTGATTTGTACAAGATGACAGAAGTTATATATATCCCCATTGTGATGGCGATCATTGTGGCATGTTCGGGCATCTTTTCAAGCGAACGTGCCGCAAATATAGATCAACTCTTGTTAGCGACTAAGCATGGTCGTAAGCGATTAACGACCTCGAAAATCTGTGCAGTAGGACTTGTTTCGGTTGCTTTATTTCTTGTCACCAGTTTACTGATTTTGGGGTCATTCATTATATTTTATGGTTTTGATGGCTGGAATGGCAGTATTCAGGCAAATTTTGAGCTAGCAACATTTACCTTTCCAATTGCACTTAGCCACTTACAAGTTTCTCTTGTCATGCTAGGCATTCAACTCTTTAACGTCCTATTTATCAGTAGTCTAGGTATTTTGATCTCCAGTTTTACAAATTCACCTTTTATATCTATGATCATATCATTAGTTATATTTGTCATACCAAAAGGCTTAGATAAACTCTTTACTGTAGGGACGTTACCTAACAAGGTACAACAGTACTTACCAATTAATAATTTTAGTGTCGATACCATCTTACAGAAGATGACTAATAACGAGGAAGTTTTGCGTAATAGTTTCACAGCAAATCTATTAATCATTGGTGTCATAGCATGTTTGGTTATGGTGGTGAGTCTAGTCGTCACGAGCATACATCAAAAAAAATATTATGCATCATGA
- a CDS encoding helix-turn-helix domain-containing protein, whose amino-acid sequence MMKEIITEKDIRRQILLIEKLLNHSQLTAKELAESIHTTERTVFSDIQLIRSQLPDDWMIESDSSGFKLFPAKNSVTTEIWEIFLSQSIGIQILKALFLNPEVSRHQLAQLTSVSVETLKRHINQINRRIKAYQVKIKLTKGVYKLTGKESTIRIFFHRLLLPYTYSNYFFKDYAVHEIHYYQFLKNIRQSDVKIETEHIFGMNWFFINTIRIKANCRINNFSYQKEDPLFSLYHLMLVELYQKEGIYLTDDEAFFSFFCFLESWNYNNTYGNILDDTIHTQYPTLLKAASDFVARFVSSGTLPELSRSKLSDNLFLLLLKYVESPKLSKQFQLEYHELINLRADHYQLLQKFGPELIQQLNPLAKIDDIGYLIHLISLLVQQAIFQTHPIMMTAYFIFQGEPAWKDFLRQEISDALGNRVKVIGIEPFDLKDVQYNTQDIIISNLLLETQPVPIHYISMLPTKNELNTLIESTRSQYLLI is encoded by the coding sequence ATGATGAAAGAAATAATCACTGAAAAAGATATTCGGAGGCAGATTTTATTAATTGAAAAGTTATTGAATCATAGCCAACTGACGGCTAAGGAATTGGCCGAATCTATTCATACAACTGAAAGAACTGTTTTTTCAGATATACAATTAATCAGAAGTCAATTACCTGATGATTGGATGATTGAGTCTGACAGCTCAGGTTTCAAATTATTTCCAGCAAAAAATAGTGTGACAACGGAGATATGGGAAATTTTTTTGTCGCAATCAATTGGGATTCAAATTTTAAAAGCCTTATTTCTCAACCCCGAAGTATCTCGTCATCAGCTTGCACAATTGACCAGTGTTTCTGTTGAAACACTAAAAAGGCATATTAATCAGATTAATAGACGGATTAAAGCCTATCAAGTTAAAATTAAATTAACAAAAGGGGTTTACAAGCTAACTGGAAAAGAAAGTACGATTCGTATTTTTTTTCATCGGTTACTTTTACCTTATACATACAGTAACTATTTTTTTAAGGATTATGCAGTTCACGAGATCCACTATTATCAATTTCTGAAAAACATACGCCAATCCGATGTGAAGATTGAGACGGAACATATTTTTGGCATGAACTGGTTTTTTATTAATACCATCAGGATTAAGGCAAATTGCCGAATTAATAACTTTTCCTATCAAAAAGAAGATCCACTTTTTTCGCTTTATCACTTAATGCTAGTTGAGCTTTATCAAAAAGAAGGGATTTACTTAACGGATGATGAAGCATTTTTCAGTTTTTTCTGCTTTTTAGAAAGTTGGAATTATAATAATACGTATGGAAACATTTTAGATGATACGATTCATACCCAATACCCGACACTTTTAAAAGCAGCTTCTGATTTTGTTGCGCGTTTTGTATCAAGTGGGACACTACCTGAACTCAGTCGCTCAAAATTAAGTGATAATTTATTTTTGCTATTGTTGAAGTATGTGGAATCCCCAAAGCTTTCCAAACAATTTCAACTTGAATATCATGAGCTAATCAATTTAAGAGCAGATCATTATCAATTACTTCAAAAATTTGGTCCAGAGTTGATTCAACAGTTGAATCCCTTAGCAAAAATAGACGATATAGGCTATCTTATCCATCTCATATCATTACTTGTGCAACAAGCAATTTTTCAAACCCATCCTATTATGATGACTGCCTACTTTATTTTTCAAGGAGAACCTGCATGGAAAGACTTCCTTAGACAAGAAATTAGTGATGCTCTTGGTAATCGTGTTAAGGTAATTGGCATTGAACCGTTTGATTTAAAAGATGTCCAATATAATACGCAAGATATTATAATCTCAAATTTACTTTTGGAAACTCAGCCTGTACCGATTCATTATATCTCAATGCTTCCAACAAAAAATGAACTCAATACATTGATTGAGTCCACAAGATCGCAATATTTATTAATCTAA
- a CDS encoding cysteine peptidase family C39 domain-containing protein yields the protein MIITRGILQHDQSDCGAAALASVFNMHHLLIPVTQLRETMRVDKSGASIYAIIKTAETYGIRGEGLVGDLEELAASIGSKM from the coding sequence TTGATCATTACAAGAGGTATTTTACAGCATGATCAGTCTGACTGTGGTGCTGCCGCGCTAGCTAGTGTCTTTAATATGCATCATCTGTTAATACCTGTTACCCAGTTAAGAGAAACGATGCGAGTTGATAAATCAGGAGCTAGTATTTACGCAATCATTAAGACAGCTGAAACGTATGGTATCAGAGGAGAAGGGTTAGTAGGGGATTTAGAGGAGCTAGCAGCTAGTATTGGCAGTAAGATGTAA